The proteins below come from a single Antennarius striatus isolate MH-2024 chromosome 18, ASM4005453v1, whole genome shotgun sequence genomic window:
- the vps4b gene encoding vacuolar protein sorting-associated protein 4B isoform X3, which produces MDPTNLQKAVVVAQKASQEDQDGNYEKAIDSYQHAVKYFLHILKREPQGKDGNQKIRDKCKQYLDRVEELQEYLVNKEKGIDLASKASQEDAAQNYAEALQLYEFAVMHFLHVLKYEAHGEKAKQSIRDKCAEYLDRAEKLKEYLKKKDKNPPAKPVKESQDDDKGNESDGDDPEKKKFQNQLSGAIVMEKPNIKWNDVAGLEVAKEALKEAVILPIKFPHLFTGKRTPWRGILLFGPPGTGKSYLAKAVATEANNSTFFSISSSDLVSKWLGESEKLVKNLFTLAREHKPSIIFIDEIDSLCGSRSENESEAARRIKTEFLVQMQGVGNDNEGVLVLGATNIPWTLDSAIRRR; this is translated from the exons ATGGATCCAACAAATCTACAG AAAGCTGTTGTTGTAGCACAGAAGGCCTCACAGGAAGACCAAGATGGAAACTATGAGAAGGCCATTGACTCCTACCAACATGCTGTCAAGTACTTtctgcatattttaaaac GTGAACCCCAGGGGAAAGACGGCAACCAGAAGATCAGAGATAAATGTAAACAGTACCTGGACAGAGTGGAAGAACTACAGGAGTACCTAGTGAATAAGGAG AAAGGCATTGATCTTGCCAGCAAGGCATCTCAAGAGGATGCAGCCCAGAACTATGCTGAGGCTCTTCAACTGTACGAGTTTGCTGTTATGCACTTCCTCCATGTGCTGAAAt ATGAAGCACATGGTGAAAAAGCCAAACAGAGTATCCGGGATAAATGTGCTGAATATCTGGACAGAGCAGAGAAGCTAAAGGAGTatctgaagaaaaaagacaaaaaccctCCTGCAAAGCCAGTGAAAGAATCACAGGACGATGACAAAGG GAATGAAAGCGATGGAGATGATCCAGAGAAAAAGAAGTTCCAAAATCAACTCTCAG GAGCAATTGTGATGGAGAAACCAAACATCAAATGGAATGATGTAGCTGGATTGGAGGTTGCCAAGGAAGCACTGAAAGAGGCTGTTATTCTTCCAATCAAATTCCCCCACCTTTTCACAg GAAAGAGAACTCCATGGAGAGGAATCTTACTCTTTGGCCCTCCGGGTACAGGAAAGTCATATCTGGCTAAAGCTGTTGCTACAGAAGCAAACAACTCCaccttcttctccatctcctcatcTGACCTTGTCTCCAAATGGCTTGGAGAGAGTGAAAA GTTGGTTAAAAATCTGTTTACCCTTGCAAGGGAGCACAAGCCTTCTATTATCTTCATTGACGAGATTGATTCCCTGTGTGGCTCAAGAAGTGAGAACGAGAGTGAGGCTGCCCGCCGTATTAAGACAGAGTTTCTGGTTCAGATGCAGG gAGTAGGAAATGACAATGAGGGGGTGTTGGTACTTGGAGCTACAAACATCCCGTGGACTCTCGACTCAGCCATCAGAAGAAG GTAA
- the kdsr gene encoding 3-dehydrosphinganine reductase, with the protein MSSEEGLSSAFTDWLFINSWWLLLPFVMLLIVAAFIVAFVLLLYMISPLISPKPLKLNGAHVVVTGGSSGIGKSIAIECCRQGAFITLVARDEAKLLQAKKEVEKFTINDKQVVLCISVDVSSDYIQVESVIKQAQEKLGPVDMLVNCAGISVSGKFEDLEVDHFKKLMEVNYLGSVYPTRAVITTMKERRMGRIIFVSSQAGQLGLFGYTAYSPSKFALRGLAESLQMEIKPYNIYVTLAYPPDTETPGLAEENKTKPLETKLICETSGICQPDQVAKIIVRDAVQGNFNSSFGPDGYMLSALTCGMSPVTSITEGLQQIVTMGLFRTIALFYLGSFDSIVRRCMIQREQLKAADKRE; encoded by the exons ATGTCCTCTGAAGAAGGGTTGAGCTCTGCGTTCACGGATTGGCTTTTCATCAATTCCTGGTGGCTCCTTTTGCCATTCGTCATGCTCCTTATCGTGGCTGCCTTCATTGTTGCGTTTGTGTTGCTGTTATATATGATATCGCCTCTTATTAGTCCCAAACCATTGAAACTAAACGGGGCCCACGTCGTG GTGACAGGGGGCTCCAGTGGGATTGGGAAATCCATTGCAATAGAGTGCTGTAGGCAAGGAGCATTCATCACTTTGGTGGCAAGAGATGAG GCTAAATTGCTTCAAGCAAAGAAAGAGGTGGAGAAATTTACCATCAATGATAAGCAG GTGGTGCTCTGTATATCAGTGGATGTCTCCAGTGATTATATCCAGGTGGAAAGTGTGATAAAGCAG GCTCAAGAGAAGCTGGGGCCTGTTGATATGTTGGTTAACTGCGCTGGAATATCTGTTTCTGGAAAGTTTGAGGATTTGGAAGTTGATCATTTCAAA AAACTGATGGAAGTGAACTACCTGGGCAGTGTTTACCCAACACGGGCCGTCATAACAACAATGAAGGAACGAAGAATGGGCCGAATCATATTTGTGTCTTCCCAGGCAGGCCAGCTCGGCCTGTTTGGATACACTGCCTACTCCCCATCCAAGTTTGCCCTGCGTGGCTTAGCAGAATCTCTGCAGATGGAG ATAAAGCCATACAATATCTATGTGACTTTGGCCTACCCCCCAGACACGGAAACACCAGGACTGGCTGAAGAAAATAAGACAAAg CCTCTAGAGACAAAATTAATCTGCGAAACCTCTGGCATTTGCCAACCTGATCAAGTGGCCAAAATCATAGTTCGGGATGCAGTG CAAGGGAACTTCAACAGTTCTTTTGGACCTGATGGTTACATGCTATCAGCCCTGACCTGTGGAATGTCACctgtcacatccatcacagaGGGTCTCCAACAG ATTGTTACCATGGGATTATTCCGTACCATTGCCCTCTTCTACCTGGGGAGCTTTGACAGCATTGTGCGCCGCTGCATGATTCAGAGAGAGCAGTTGAAAGCAGCTGACAAGAGAGAGTAA
- the vps4b gene encoding vacuolar protein sorting-associated protein 4B isoform X2 — translation MATSFQKGIDLASKASQEDAAQNYAEALQLYEFAVMHFLHVLKYEAHGEKAKQSIRDKCAEYLDRAEKLKEYLKKKDKNPPAKPVKESQDDDKGNESDGDDPEKKKFQNQLSGAIVMEKPNIKWNDVAGLEVAKEALKEAVILPIKFPHLFTGKRTPWRGILLFGPPGTGKSYLAKAVATEANNSTFFSISSSDLVSKWLGESEKLVKNLFTLAREHKPSIIFIDEIDSLCGSRSENESEAARRIKTEFLVQMQGVGNDNEGVLVLGATNIPWTLDSAIRRRFEKRIYIPLPEEHARSFMFKLHLGSTPNSLTESDFVTLGKRTEKYSGADISIIVRDALMQPVRKVQSATHFKRVRGPSRNDPNTIVDDLLTPCSPGDPNAIEMTWIEVSGDKLMEPVVCMSDMLRSLSSTKPTVNEQDLEKLKKFTEDFGQEG, via the exons ATGGCTACCAGTTTTCAG AAAGGCATTGATCTTGCCAGCAAGGCATCTCAAGAGGATGCAGCCCAGAACTATGCTGAGGCTCTTCAACTGTACGAGTTTGCTGTTATGCACTTCCTCCATGTGCTGAAAt ATGAAGCACATGGTGAAAAAGCCAAACAGAGTATCCGGGATAAATGTGCTGAATATCTGGACAGAGCAGAGAAGCTAAAGGAGTatctgaagaaaaaagacaaaaaccctCCTGCAAAGCCAGTGAAAGAATCACAGGACGATGACAAAGG GAATGAAAGCGATGGAGATGATCCAGAGAAAAAGAAGTTCCAAAATCAACTCTCAG GAGCAATTGTGATGGAGAAACCAAACATCAAATGGAATGATGTAGCTGGATTGGAGGTTGCCAAGGAAGCACTGAAAGAGGCTGTTATTCTTCCAATCAAATTCCCCCACCTTTTCACAg GAAAGAGAACTCCATGGAGAGGAATCTTACTCTTTGGCCCTCCGGGTACAGGAAAGTCATATCTGGCTAAAGCTGTTGCTACAGAAGCAAACAACTCCaccttcttctccatctcctcatcTGACCTTGTCTCCAAATGGCTTGGAGAGAGTGAAAA GTTGGTTAAAAATCTGTTTACCCTTGCAAGGGAGCACAAGCCTTCTATTATCTTCATTGACGAGATTGATTCCCTGTGTGGCTCAAGAAGTGAGAACGAGAGTGAGGCTGCCCGCCGTATTAAGACAGAGTTTCTGGTTCAGATGCAGG gAGTAGGAAATGACAATGAGGGGGTGTTGGTACTTGGAGCTACAAACATCCCGTGGACTCTCGACTCAGCCATCAGAAGAAG ATTTGAGAAAAGGATCTATATTCCCCTTCCTGAGGAGCATGCACGCTCGTTTATGTTCAAGCTCCATCTGGGCTCCACCCCCAACAGCCTCACAGAATCTGATTTTGTCACTTTGGGAAAGAGGACAGAAAAATACTCAGGTGCAGATATCAGTATCATTGTTAGGGATGCTCTTATGCAGCCTGTTCGAAAGGTCCAGTCAGCGACCCACTTCAAACGG GTAAGAGGACCATCACGGAATGACCCCAATACCATTGTAGATGACCTCTTGACTCCTTGCTCACCTGGTGATCCCAATGCAATTGAGATGACATGGATAGAAGTCTCTGGGGATAAACTGATGGAACCTGTAGTATGCATG tCTGACATGCTGAGGTCTTTGTCAAGCACAAAGCCAACAGTCAATGAGCAAGATctggaaaaactgaaaaaattcACAGAAGACTTTGGACAGGAAGGCTAG
- the vps4b gene encoding vacuolar protein sorting-associated protein 4B isoform X1 — protein sequence MDPTNLQKAVVVAQKASQEDQDGNYEKAIDSYQHAVKYFLHILKREPQGKDGNQKIRDKCKQYLDRVEELQEYLVNKEKGIDLASKASQEDAAQNYAEALQLYEFAVMHFLHVLKYEAHGEKAKQSIRDKCAEYLDRAEKLKEYLKKKDKNPPAKPVKESQDDDKGNESDGDDPEKKKFQNQLSGAIVMEKPNIKWNDVAGLEVAKEALKEAVILPIKFPHLFTGKRTPWRGILLFGPPGTGKSYLAKAVATEANNSTFFSISSSDLVSKWLGESEKLVKNLFTLAREHKPSIIFIDEIDSLCGSRSENESEAARRIKTEFLVQMQGVGNDNEGVLVLGATNIPWTLDSAIRRRFEKRIYIPLPEEHARSFMFKLHLGSTPNSLTESDFVTLGKRTEKYSGADISIIVRDALMQPVRKVQSATHFKRVRGPSRNDPNTIVDDLLTPCSPGDPNAIEMTWIEVSGDKLMEPVVCMSDMLRSLSSTKPTVNEQDLEKLKKFTEDFGQEG from the exons ATGGATCCAACAAATCTACAG AAAGCTGTTGTTGTAGCACAGAAGGCCTCACAGGAAGACCAAGATGGAAACTATGAGAAGGCCATTGACTCCTACCAACATGCTGTCAAGTACTTtctgcatattttaaaac GTGAACCCCAGGGGAAAGACGGCAACCAGAAGATCAGAGATAAATGTAAACAGTACCTGGACAGAGTGGAAGAACTACAGGAGTACCTAGTGAATAAGGAG AAAGGCATTGATCTTGCCAGCAAGGCATCTCAAGAGGATGCAGCCCAGAACTATGCTGAGGCTCTTCAACTGTACGAGTTTGCTGTTATGCACTTCCTCCATGTGCTGAAAt ATGAAGCACATGGTGAAAAAGCCAAACAGAGTATCCGGGATAAATGTGCTGAATATCTGGACAGAGCAGAGAAGCTAAAGGAGTatctgaagaaaaaagacaaaaaccctCCTGCAAAGCCAGTGAAAGAATCACAGGACGATGACAAAGG GAATGAAAGCGATGGAGATGATCCAGAGAAAAAGAAGTTCCAAAATCAACTCTCAG GAGCAATTGTGATGGAGAAACCAAACATCAAATGGAATGATGTAGCTGGATTGGAGGTTGCCAAGGAAGCACTGAAAGAGGCTGTTATTCTTCCAATCAAATTCCCCCACCTTTTCACAg GAAAGAGAACTCCATGGAGAGGAATCTTACTCTTTGGCCCTCCGGGTACAGGAAAGTCATATCTGGCTAAAGCTGTTGCTACAGAAGCAAACAACTCCaccttcttctccatctcctcatcTGACCTTGTCTCCAAATGGCTTGGAGAGAGTGAAAA GTTGGTTAAAAATCTGTTTACCCTTGCAAGGGAGCACAAGCCTTCTATTATCTTCATTGACGAGATTGATTCCCTGTGTGGCTCAAGAAGTGAGAACGAGAGTGAGGCTGCCCGCCGTATTAAGACAGAGTTTCTGGTTCAGATGCAGG gAGTAGGAAATGACAATGAGGGGGTGTTGGTACTTGGAGCTACAAACATCCCGTGGACTCTCGACTCAGCCATCAGAAGAAG ATTTGAGAAAAGGATCTATATTCCCCTTCCTGAGGAGCATGCACGCTCGTTTATGTTCAAGCTCCATCTGGGCTCCACCCCCAACAGCCTCACAGAATCTGATTTTGTCACTTTGGGAAAGAGGACAGAAAAATACTCAGGTGCAGATATCAGTATCATTGTTAGGGATGCTCTTATGCAGCCTGTTCGAAAGGTCCAGTCAGCGACCCACTTCAAACGG GTAAGAGGACCATCACGGAATGACCCCAATACCATTGTAGATGACCTCTTGACTCCTTGCTCACCTGGTGATCCCAATGCAATTGAGATGACATGGATAGAAGTCTCTGGGGATAAACTGATGGAACCTGTAGTATGCATG tCTGACATGCTGAGGTCTTTGTCAAGCACAAAGCCAACAGTCAATGAGCAAGATctggaaaaactgaaaaaattcACAGAAGACTTTGGACAGGAAGGCTAG